caaaataaaattatgaaaaaatgttttatgaattttttaaaacttaggtACATCATCAACATTTTGTAATTCGCTTTCCAACTGAAACTGCTTAGCATAAATAACATCACAAACACTCGACGAATTGCCTggattatttttcctaaattccACCATACTGTGAATTGTGTAGGGAAACCACATAAACATTCCATGGAGAGTGACATAAATCCAAAATTGTATTGTACAAGAAAGCACAGTGGAGAGGAGTAAGCCCCTTTGAAAAAGTGGTGCTGTCTGTCTCCACATTGTTCGGAAGAAAGTTGCTAGAAAACTGGAACTTTTGTTTGAAGCTTTATTTGCATTTGCCAATGATGTATCTTCATCAGAAATAACTTCACGTATCTATTTgtagatttaagaaaaaaaaaataagtctaaACTTGCATCCATTACCAAATTAAATCTTACTTGGAAATCTCCACTTCCTTTATTCCATTTAtgcatttttcttaaaacttcaaGAGCTTCCTCATTCTTGCCAATGGACATGAGAAATTTTGGACTCTCGGGGTAAAACATTATAATAATTGCACATAGAACTCCTGGACATGCACAAGCTACAATAAAAAGTCTCCACGGTTTGTAGACTACTCCAAGTAAAGCCATTGGAAAAGACCAACTCTGATTAACTATTGCCCAAGCCAAAACGGGCAATAGAATACATCCGATAGACAATACAGATGCCGAGGCCATTACTGCACGAGTTCTTGAGTGACCTGTATGAAACTCTCCAACATATGCAAAGACAGTTGCTGATGAACCAGAAAcactataaaaaagaaaaatttattatttttatttgtatttaaaaaaatagtgaagATACTTacaaaaatccatttaaaaatCTTAGAAGAACAAGCAACcaaaatgtatttgaaaaacttgacaaTACAGATATTGTCGAACTTATCAAGACTGCAGGTAAAATAACATATCGTCTACCTTTTGTGTCCGCTAGAAATCCCCAAAGATGTGAACTGACTATAATACCAATATATCCAATAGCTGATAATATGCCTTTTTCTTGGTTTGTCAATTCTAAGTCACATCCTGCAGCTGGAAGTATAAAACTAGCTAAAGCTGTTTCATAATAGGTACATGTCATCAGCAATCCACCGAGAATGATTAGGACGTAATTGAAGATACCAAATCCTTAAATACATTAACATAAAATTCACAGTTTTTCGTAAGAAGATCTAAGTAAATACCTGTTTTTGCCAAAGCTTCGGATATTGGTATAGCATTCTTCCCATTTTGACctaaaatgtatgtttattattaaatttaagctaacaattcttttctttttttcaatctaaGCTTTATTGAATATTACCCATTTGTAActtattaaatttcaaagagTTTATTAAACGGGACAACAACCTCTAATCCTATCTTGGACCCAAAAGATACTATCGATACTATTTATAAGACAGAAAAAGTCTCTCTGACATCTggatgtttaaaaataattctgcAGAATATATCTCAGTGCGGCAGTAATTACATTATCTTAAGTATCTAATAAATCCTTAGATTACTGCAACTTATCTTAATATTTTAATCCACAAtatgtttattatttaatacaaattaaaataagatggTCCGTCATGCGGTTACTAAGCATTTATATTTGGTAGTATTCCATTTCCATATGTAAGTAATACTTTCGATATCATCAGAATAGATAGGATTATTGTATAAGATATTTCTATGTTTAGTTGTTTTATAGAGTACAAGTAATGGAATATTCATTCTTATATTACACATGTTTTTGAGGTGTTTTCCTAATGTTTGAACTATCAATAACACTTTAAATGTCATATTTAACCAGGTTAAAAATTACATCTATacgtttttacttgctctactAAAGAGCACGTTTTAGTTTCAACACAAAACGAATATAAATCGAAAaatcgtttttgttttatttaaaccaTATTTTAAGCGATAGTCTTCTATGCAGCGCAAGTTTGAGCACAAAAAGAGAATAGACTCAGTTGTAAAAACCATTGTAATAAACGTTTGGAAACTACCAAGCAATTCCAAACAAAACATCCTGATTCGAGTAATTGAAAGAATAAGCTGAGCACTGTGAAAAATACATCTCCAGAGTAATggaatccataatattcactatcacacagagataaaaatagtaatttttaactattttcatagttaatatcgggataactattttggatttggatttatttttgacatttgacaattttacatcgagatgtattttttaaactagtaaataatatggccgttaatctacttagctaaattttggattaagggtaggtggaaacgtagtattacaagcgatgtattttaaattccttGATATAGATGCACTACAGACAGAATTTTCTATCAAATTGCGAAATTTCCAAGACTCGTAGGTGCTATTGATTGCACCCACGTGCCTATCAAATCACcaagtaaatttaatttgtgtataaattgctttcattaaattccataaatttttacttgcgatataggtactatagggcaagtttaggattcgtaaaaaaaatcgaactcgagataacaattttacatgacattacgatgatgaagaatgccaaaaaagttggtccggcaattctgtctgtctgtctatctgtccgtctgtctgtttgtctgtctgtctgtgtgtatcTCGAGCTACCACCTAAACTAATAAAgcgatttccttcaaacttggaagttaatagttttgggtgattctctagaggacaaattgaaatttttttttaggaccaaaactaacggtacctttcatataacggaaatagaaaagttaatttttttcaaaaacggctctaacaattttgactaaaatttttgtgtttagtgtaacacataaaagcttcctttggaaataaaaaaaatattttttgaaccgttattaacggtacctgccatagaatggttttttttttatttatgaatttctcgtaaacgacaaaacatatttcgactaaaatttttgtacagaaacgtttaaactatcgttatttaaaaaaatttaaaatttttttttttttcgaaaaatgttagaaattttttataggtatataaaaaattatttttttaaaaaacggctctaacgattttcgaaaaaatttttctaaaaattcctttttatacatgaaataaaatggcatacttagtttttttgtaaaagatcatttaaaacggtatttaattatttataaaaaaagattttattttttttccacttatgaaattccgtgaaaatatcaatgaaaagctttaacattagagtaacttttaaaataaaagcaagtacgtgcgaccccagtcgtgcaatttattttatttgcattttgaaATACAACGCCActcaattttttacatttttttttttttttcttgatttccatttgtcaaaaatttgtttaatggaAAACTGGAATAGCTATCAGCTGATTGTGAAACGTACTGTTTGCTAATGGGAGGATTTAACTGGAAGGTAAATTAACTGGTGGGTAACTACACAGAACTTTACTTGTACATTGTGAAACAGGCCCTTAGACtcattttaacattttgtgTTTCTTATTTTCTAAGTTTGTATCGGAAAAAAGTTGAGGTAATGACAATCAATTGTGTGCACGCAGCTTTGTGTTTGAACATTACGGTGTGAAATCatgtcaaaataaatttgtttttggagtTCCCGACATCTATATTTATTATGTGCACCTATTAATCTATAGCAAATTTgctacatttttgaaaatttgcctTGCAATTCCATTCCagtgtaaaattgaaaaaaaaagatggtcACTGGgatgtatacgtaacatttttgttctgaatgttttattttctaataCATTTACCAGAAGCTCAATAATTTGACAGAGATAGttttaatttgataaattaCTGTtcttatattataattttacaaaaaaaaattagactaaacaaaaagtaggtatgcacttgtaaggatttttttttgttttaaatcaatCATAAGCAatctttaagtttttgtaaGTTTTATTAGGAACATTCATCTAATTCTGTTAAATTAACTTCAGGACTATTGCTAGTATGCACCTACAATTACAAGGAAAGAAACTCTACATTCGtgatcaattttgtttttttggtattatgtTCATTCAAGAAAAATTCACTTTAATTGTCCAATTTtattattagaaatttttttaagaagcaaaattttgaaggttTAATTTTGAACTCCAAAGTTAAATACCGCACGCAATTCACTCTCTTCATATGTATGTTAtggaaagttttttaatttttttttttttacaatgtttaatttattttagataAAAATCATCCCAAAAAGGTGGTTGCtattaataacttttaatttttgcttatcaaatacatttttttttttgcaaatttcgaCATGTTTATATCTCAAGCTATGTGACCTTGAGATAAGCCGAGTAGGTATGAATTTGGAAGATTGGCCAATGCAAAAAACGTGTGTAAATATTTATTCTTCATTGACGTTTTCTgataatgaatatttttgataaatttttggtGGCTATGGAAATATTTACTTAACTCCTCGTGCAACACTTTGTCTGAATTCACTTCAATAATCGTATTTTGTGTGGCTTCTTATTGCGGTTCTTAACGAGTgcttcacttcaaaaatattaaaaaacaattaaaacggtcattttaaaaacaacttaaCTGCTGCACTTAactcatagaggaaggaataggtacctagagacgcgacttcggttggtttttctcttccaccctacaagctgcaatgagaggaaaaactccacagtgcttatatgtggtagttttcccgtgcattttaaatggcaccaacacattcaactgtggagttgagctcaaaacaattaaaaacaatttaagtgctcagtaggaaataaattcataaaaaaataatataataaattcaaaacacgaacctttttttttatttctgtacatatttattgaaaggtgggtgtctggagtgagctatttgagctattcaagttcatgtacaaaccaaaatcatgtttaaattcaaagtttgtgaggacatctactggtgaaaggaaggtattaaacgaattgtacttttcacacgtattcacagataggaaaacaagagaaaaataagagagattatctgaaattaaatttgcgggtgttttaggtaaggggggtacgagtcggctctctaggtattccttcctctatgactTAACTGCTGAAATAAGTCTTTTTTGAAATGACATATTCAATTTTAGTTGAATCTCATTTGTGTGCAAGTGgcacaaattaattttagcccactaaaaaatggaaacaatttttttctgaagaaTATTCACCAGAG
This DNA window, taken from Episyrphus balteatus chromosome 2, idEpiBalt1.1, whole genome shotgun sequence, encodes the following:
- the LOC129911096 gene encoding synaptic vesicle glycoprotein 2B-like isoform X2; protein product: MGQNGKNAIPISEALAKTGFGIFNYVLIILGGLLMTCTYYETALASFILPAAGCDLELTNQEKGILSAIGYIGIIVSSHLWGFLADTKGRRYVILPAVLISSTISVLSSFSNTFWLLVLLRFLNGFFVSGSSATVFAYVGEFHTGHSRTRAVMASASVLSIGCILLPVLAWAIVNQSWSFPMALLGVVYKPWRLFIVACACPGVLCAIIIMFYPESPKFLMSIGKNEEALEVLRKMHKWNKGSGDFQIREVISDEDTSLANANKASNKSSSFLATFFRTMWRQTAPLFQRGLLLSTVLSCTIQFWIYVTLHGMFMWFPYTIHSMVEFRKNNPGNSSSVCDVIYAKQFQLESELQNVDDVKDCNEKFENQTFVFTIMMEFFYGMGFVIIGFLVHRAKKTHILFFVLFVFGSCGIWIHFIYNTTVALIVYQMLFLAGVGIQVMSEITVDLYPTNLRGMALCISLMFGRLGGVFGANFVAWLLATNCEMTFNIAGAGLMISGLLTFFIPKVKPFEKNAINDA
- the LOC129911096 gene encoding synaptic vesicle glycoprotein 2B-like isoform X1 produces the protein MVIEKLLNEERQNGKNAIPISEALAKTGFGIFNYVLIILGGLLMTCTYYETALASFILPAAGCDLELTNQEKGILSAIGYIGIIVSSHLWGFLADTKGRRYVILPAVLISSTISVLSSFSNTFWLLVLLRFLNGFFVSGSSATVFAYVGEFHTGHSRTRAVMASASVLSIGCILLPVLAWAIVNQSWSFPMALLGVVYKPWRLFIVACACPGVLCAIIIMFYPESPKFLMSIGKNEEALEVLRKMHKWNKGSGDFQIREVISDEDTSLANANKASNKSSSFLATFFRTMWRQTAPLFQRGLLLSTVLSCTIQFWIYVTLHGMFMWFPYTIHSMVEFRKNNPGNSSSVCDVIYAKQFQLESELQNVDDVKDCNEKFENQTFVFTIMMEFFYGMGFVIIGFLVHRAKKTHILFFVLFVFGSCGIWIHFIYNTTVALIVYQMLFLAGVGIQVMSEITVDLYPTNLRGMALCISLMFGRLGGVFGANFVAWLLATNCEMTFNIAGAGLMISGLLTFFIPKVKPFEKNAINDA